One genomic segment of Actinoplanes ianthinogenes includes these proteins:
- the argS gene encoding arginine--tRNA ligase: protein MNLESLLHDRLAPALAAVAGHPVDPVVRASPHADFQSGAPLALARELGRAPREIAAEVAGKADLTGVAEIAVSGPGFLNLTVSDSLLTGALRAVAADDRLGVPVTAAPERIVVDYSGPNAAKEMHVGHLRSTIIGDALARMLDWLGHDVIRMNHLGDWGTQFGMLVEHLVDLGGAADHSIRDLTAFYQDARVKFDADEDFRTRARLRVVALQSGDPLSRQLWRRLVAQSEVYFLDVYARLGITLTAADFAGESRYQDDLPVLVDDLLAQGLLTESDGALCAFPAGFTGRDGEPLPLIVRKADGGFGYAATDLAAVRHRVATLGANRLLYVVGAPQRTHFAMVFAVARAAGWLPDPVTAEHLGFGSVLGADGKMLRTRAGDTIKLAELIDEAVGRATAPAIGIGAIKYADLSGDRRGDYVFDWDRMLASTGNTGPYLQYAYARVRSLFRKAAHGPGPISVTEPAERALALALLGFEPAVTAAAALGEPHRLAVYLHDLASVFSGFYEKCPVLRSAPEVRASRLGLADLTARTLHTGLFLLGIEAPEQI, encoded by the coding sequence GTGAATCTTGAATCTCTTCTGCACGACCGGCTGGCGCCCGCCCTCGCAGCGGTGGCCGGGCATCCCGTCGATCCGGTCGTGCGGGCGTCGCCGCACGCCGACTTCCAGTCCGGCGCTCCGCTGGCGCTGGCCCGGGAGCTGGGGCGGGCGCCTCGGGAGATCGCCGCCGAGGTGGCCGGGAAGGCCGATCTGACCGGTGTCGCGGAGATCGCCGTCTCCGGTCCCGGCTTCCTCAATCTGACCGTTTCCGACAGCCTGCTCACCGGCGCGCTGCGGGCCGTCGCGGCGGACGACCGGCTCGGTGTTCCGGTCACCGCGGCGCCGGAGCGGATCGTGGTCGACTACTCCGGGCCGAACGCGGCCAAGGAGATGCACGTCGGCCACCTGCGGTCGACCATCATCGGCGACGCCCTGGCCCGGATGCTGGACTGGCTGGGGCACGACGTGATCCGGATGAACCACCTGGGTGACTGGGGCACGCAGTTCGGCATGCTCGTCGAGCACCTGGTCGACCTGGGCGGTGCGGCCGACCACTCGATCCGGGATCTGACCGCCTTCTATCAGGACGCCCGGGTCAAGTTCGACGCCGACGAGGACTTCCGGACCCGTGCCCGGCTGCGGGTGGTGGCGCTCCAGTCCGGCGATCCGCTCTCCCGGCAGCTGTGGCGGCGGCTGGTCGCCCAGTCGGAGGTCTACTTCCTGGACGTCTACGCCCGGCTCGGGATCACCCTCACGGCGGCCGATTTCGCGGGGGAGAGCCGGTATCAGGACGACCTGCCGGTGCTGGTGGACGACCTGCTGGCGCAGGGGCTGCTGACCGAGAGCGACGGCGCGCTGTGCGCGTTCCCGGCGGGTTTCACCGGCCGGGACGGCGAGCCGCTGCCACTGATCGTGCGCAAGGCCGACGGCGGGTTCGGCTACGCCGCCACCGACCTGGCCGCGGTCCGGCACCGGGTCGCGACGCTGGGCGCGAACCGGCTGCTGTACGTGGTGGGCGCCCCGCAGCGGACGCACTTCGCGATGGTCTTCGCGGTGGCCCGGGCGGCCGGCTGGCTGCCGGACCCGGTGACCGCCGAGCACCTCGGCTTCGGCTCGGTGCTGGGCGCGGACGGCAAGATGCTGCGGACCCGGGCCGGCGACACGATCAAGCTGGCCGAGCTGATCGACGAGGCGGTCGGCCGGGCCACGGCGCCCGCCATCGGGATCGGCGCGATCAAATACGCCGACCTCTCCGGCGACCGGCGGGGCGACTACGTCTTCGACTGGGACCGGATGCTGGCCAGCACCGGCAACACCGGTCCTTATCTGCAGTACGCGTACGCAAGGGTCCGGTCCCTGTTCAGGAAGGCGGCCCACGGGCCGGGCCCGATCAGCGTGACCGAGCCGGCCGAACGGGCCCTGGCGCTGGCGCTGCTCGGTTTCGAACCGGCCGTGACGGCGGCGGCCGCCCTCGGCGAACCGCACCGGCTCGCGGTCTACCTGCACGACCTGGCCTCGGTCTTCTCCGGCTTCTACGAGAAGTGCCCGGTGCTGCGGTCGGCACCCGAGGTGCGGGCGAGCCGGCTCGGGCTGGCCGACCTGACCGCCCGGACCCTCCACACCGGATTGTTTCTGCTGGGTATCGAGGCGCCGGAGCAGATTTGA
- a CDS encoding bifunctional metallophosphatase/5'-nucleotidase, whose product MTLPNGVSRRSVLAASAAAAAAPLAFPGAAEAHDKGGPKPPKSPETFHLTVLGTSDMHGNVYNWDYYKDAEYDDSAHNDVGVAKLAALVNKLRAEATGATLVLDAGDTIQGTPLATYYAKQEPITETGEKHPMAKSMNVLHYDAVTLGNHEFNYGLPLLNLWIRQLGFPALAANAVSAKTGKPAFTPYVIKKVSLGKHAPTLRVGILGLTNPGVAIWDKGNVEGKLNFLGMVETAAKWVPIMRARGADLVIVSAHGGDSGTSSYGPELPNENPVQLIAQQVPGIDAILFGHAHQEIPQRFVTNTATGAQVLTSEPSKFGQRLTKMDFELVREHGCWKVATKASTTLNTNTVEADPKVLAVVKSQHDKTVAYVNQIVAASTEELSAATSRYEDTAILDYINKVQTDEVVRALAGTSYASLPVLSIAAPFSRTAVFPKGNVKIKDVAGLYIYDNTLEAVVLTGAEVRAYLEYSAKYFKTLAVGAPVDVATINDSTVPDYNYDTLSGVEYDIDISKPVGSRITKLQVGGVDVAADAQFVVAVNNYRRSGGGNFPGIVKTQVYNEQKEIRQLLIDWAQAKGQINPADFFVKNWQLVREGVPVTF is encoded by the coding sequence ATGACGCTTCCCAACGGCGTATCGCGGCGCAGCGTGCTGGCCGCCTCGGCGGCCGCCGCCGCGGCACCGCTCGCCTTCCCCGGCGCGGCCGAGGCCCACGACAAGGGTGGCCCGAAGCCGCCGAAGTCCCCGGAGACGTTCCACCTGACCGTCCTGGGCACCTCGGACATGCACGGCAACGTCTACAACTGGGACTACTACAAGGACGCCGAGTACGACGACTCCGCGCACAACGACGTCGGCGTGGCCAAGCTGGCCGCGCTGGTGAACAAGCTGCGCGCCGAGGCGACCGGCGCCACGCTGGTGCTCGACGCGGGTGACACCATCCAGGGCACCCCGCTGGCCACGTACTACGCCAAGCAGGAGCCGATCACCGAGACCGGTGAGAAGCACCCGATGGCCAAGTCGATGAACGTGCTGCACTACGACGCGGTCACGCTCGGCAACCACGAGTTCAACTACGGCCTGCCGCTGCTGAACCTGTGGATCCGGCAGCTGGGCTTCCCGGCCCTGGCCGCGAACGCGGTGAGCGCCAAGACCGGCAAGCCGGCCTTCACGCCGTACGTGATCAAGAAGGTCTCGCTCGGCAAGCACGCGCCCACCCTGCGCGTCGGCATCCTGGGCCTGACCAACCCGGGCGTGGCGATCTGGGACAAGGGCAACGTCGAGGGCAAGCTGAACTTCCTCGGCATGGTGGAGACCGCTGCCAAGTGGGTGCCGATCATGCGGGCCCGCGGCGCCGACCTGGTGATCGTCTCGGCGCACGGCGGTGACAGCGGCACCTCCAGCTACGGCCCCGAGCTGCCGAACGAGAACCCGGTGCAGCTGATCGCCCAGCAGGTGCCGGGGATCGACGCGATCCTGTTCGGGCACGCGCACCAGGAGATCCCGCAGCGGTTCGTCACGAACACCGCGACCGGGGCGCAGGTGCTCACCTCGGAGCCGTCGAAGTTCGGCCAGCGGCTCACCAAGATGGACTTCGAGCTGGTCCGCGAGCACGGCTGCTGGAAGGTCGCCACGAAGGCGTCGACCACGCTGAACACCAACACGGTCGAGGCCGACCCGAAGGTGCTCGCGGTGGTGAAGAGCCAGCACGACAAGACCGTGGCGTACGTGAACCAGATCGTCGCCGCGTCCACCGAGGAGCTCTCCGCCGCCACCTCGCGGTACGAGGACACCGCGATCCTGGACTACATCAACAAGGTGCAGACCGACGAGGTGGTCCGGGCGCTGGCCGGCACGTCGTACGCGAGCCTGCCGGTCCTGTCGATCGCCGCGCCGTTCAGCCGGACCGCGGTGTTCCCGAAGGGCAACGTCAAGATCAAGGACGTCGCGGGGCTCTACATCTACGACAACACCCTGGAGGCGGTCGTGCTGACCGGCGCCGAGGTGCGGGCGTACCTGGAGTACTCGGCGAAGTACTTCAAGACCCTCGCGGTCGGCGCCCCGGTCGACGTGGCGACCATCAACGACAGCACGGTGCCGGACTACAACTACGACACCCTCTCCGGCGTCGAGTACGACATCGACATCAGCAAGCCGGTCGGCAGCCGGATCACCAAGCTGCAGGTCGGTGGCGTGGACGTGGCCGCCGACGCGCAGTTCGTGGTCGCGGTCAACAACTACCGCCGGTCGGGTGGTGGCAACTTCCCGGGCATCGTGAAGACCCAGGTCTACAACGAGCAGAAGGAGATCCGCCAGCTCCTGATCGACTGGGCGCAGGCGAAGGGTCAGATCAACCCGGCCGACTTCTTCGTCAAGAACTGGCAGCTCGTCCGCGAGGGTGTGCCGGTCACGTTCTGA
- a CDS encoding MerR family transcriptional regulator gives MLSIGDFAGLGRVSVRMLRHYDAIGLLRPAHVDPHSGYRFYTAEQLLRLNRILALKDLGFSLHQVLLMLEEKVDLGELRGMLRLRRAELAVQVERDSARLALVDARLRMIETEGHMNTGDIILKQVPATRVAELSATALGYDHPASITENLSPLYPRLMELMEQAGVAMTGSPLAYYQPAPTGPEDETITVHAAFPIGDAEVAGAGFDVVVLPPIEAATAVHEGPMSEAFRTGGRIAAWIEDNGFRPVPPGYAREVYLHCPPGGQQEWLTEMQVPLDGTGIATGEN, from the coding sequence ATGTTGAGTATCGGAGACTTCGCCGGCCTGGGCCGGGTGTCGGTGCGCATGCTGCGCCACTACGACGCCATCGGCCTGCTCCGTCCCGCCCACGTCGACCCGCACAGCGGCTACCGCTTCTACACGGCGGAGCAGCTGTTGCGGCTCAACCGGATCCTGGCCCTCAAGGATCTCGGCTTCAGCCTGCACCAGGTGCTGCTGATGCTCGAGGAGAAGGTCGATCTCGGTGAGCTGCGCGGGATGCTGCGGCTGCGACGGGCGGAACTGGCCGTTCAGGTGGAACGGGACAGCGCCCGCCTGGCCCTGGTCGACGCGCGGCTCCGGATGATCGAGACAGAGGGTCACATGAACACCGGAGACATCATCCTGAAGCAGGTCCCGGCGACGCGGGTGGCGGAGCTGTCCGCCACCGCGCTGGGGTACGACCACCCCGCGTCGATCACCGAGAACCTGTCCCCGCTCTACCCGCGCCTGATGGAGCTGATGGAGCAGGCGGGGGTCGCCATGACCGGCTCGCCGCTGGCGTATTACCAGCCCGCCCCGACCGGTCCGGAGGACGAGACGATCACCGTGCACGCGGCGTTCCCGATCGGCGACGCGGAGGTCGCCGGCGCCGGGTTCGACGTGGTGGTGCTCCCGCCGATCGAGGCGGCCACCGCGGTGCACGAGGGGCCGATGTCGGAGGCGTTCCGCACCGGCGGGCGGATCGCGGCCTGGATCGAGGACAACGGGTTCCGGCCGGTTCCGCCCGGATACGCCCGCGAGGTGTACCTGCACTGCCCGCCCGGTGGGCAGCAGGAGTGGCTCACCGAGATGCAGGTGCCGCTGGACGGCACCGGAATCGCAACCGGCGAGAACTAA
- a CDS encoding serine/threonine-protein kinase, with protein MLSAGHLLDNRYRLDERIATGGMGDVWRGTDVVLGRVVAVKVLRTALLDDPEFAARFYGEARMMAAFRHPGVVEVYDYAEEGDAGGPEKVAYLVMAFVEGEPLSNRVKQGPLPVSDTLSIVAQAAEALHAAHEAGIVHRDIKPGNLIVKPSGAVILIDFGVARSNTMTSMTGVNSIVGTALYMAPEQVAKGNLTPGTDVYALGAVAYHCIAGQPPFDGDNALQVALRHLEDEPDPLPEHVPAVVRELIARAMAKQPADRYASAAEFAEAAYAAVGAPQDWKRLTGTALIRPTSGAPATAPVSPARPTQPVHRPRMSPAPPPMPAPDVVPVAPRAQRTLMIAVIALFVLAGGLGVAWALSDKAPPADASPTGVSSATVDPVPQTADPVDTDGPAPQVETTTHKTTTTKRNRTPSASASVSATPSVTPSESPSPTPSKTEPTTKPTDDPTGGTTTGTATPTGTTPPADPGTGGGSGTNG; from the coding sequence GTGCTCAGTGCGGGACATCTCCTGGACAACCGCTACCGGTTGGACGAACGGATCGCGACCGGTGGGATGGGCGACGTGTGGCGCGGCACCGATGTGGTGCTCGGCCGCGTCGTCGCGGTGAAGGTGCTGCGCACCGCGCTGCTGGACGACCCGGAGTTCGCCGCCCGGTTCTACGGCGAGGCCCGGATGATGGCCGCGTTCCGGCACCCGGGCGTCGTCGAGGTCTACGACTACGCCGAGGAGGGCGACGCCGGCGGCCCGGAGAAGGTCGCCTACCTGGTGATGGCGTTCGTCGAGGGCGAGCCGCTGTCGAACCGGGTCAAGCAGGGCCCCCTCCCGGTCAGCGACACGCTGTCGATCGTGGCGCAGGCCGCCGAGGCGCTGCACGCCGCGCACGAGGCCGGCATCGTGCACCGCGACATCAAGCCCGGCAACCTGATCGTGAAACCGTCCGGCGCGGTCATCCTGATCGACTTCGGCGTCGCCCGGTCCAACACGATGACCAGCATGACCGGGGTCAACTCGATCGTCGGCACCGCGCTCTACATGGCCCCCGAGCAGGTCGCCAAGGGCAACCTGACGCCCGGCACCGACGTCTACGCGCTCGGCGCGGTGGCCTATCACTGCATCGCCGGGCAGCCGCCGTTCGACGGGGACAACGCGCTCCAGGTGGCGCTGCGGCACCTGGAGGACGAGCCGGACCCGCTGCCCGAGCACGTGCCGGCCGTGGTCCGCGAGCTGATCGCCCGGGCGATGGCCAAGCAGCCGGCCGACCGCTATGCCAGCGCGGCCGAGTTCGCCGAGGCGGCCTACGCCGCGGTCGGCGCCCCGCAGGACTGGAAACGGCTGACCGGCACCGCCCTGATCCGCCCGACCAGCGGCGCCCCGGCCACCGCGCCGGTCAGCCCGGCGCGGCCCACCCAGCCGGTCCACCGGCCGCGGATGTCACCGGCCCCGCCGCCGATGCCCGCGCCCGACGTGGTCCCGGTGGCGCCGCGCGCCCAGCGCACCCTGATGATCGCCGTGATCGCACTGTTCGTGCTGGCCGGCGGCCTCGGCGTGGCCTGGGCGCTGAGCGACAAGGCGCCGCCCGCCGACGCCAGCCCGACGGGCGTCTCCTCGGCCACCGTCGACCCCGTGCCGCAGACCGCCGATCCGGTGGACACGGACGGCCCGGCGCCGCAGGTCGAGACCACCACGCACAAGACCACGACCACCAAGCGGAACCGGACCCCGTCGGCGAGCGCCTCGGTCTCGGCGACCCCGTCGGTGACGCCCAGTGAGTCCCCCAGCCCCACGCCGTCGAAGACCGAGCCGACCACCAAGCCGACGGACGACCCGACCGGCGGCACCACCACCGGCACCGCCACACCGACCGGCACGACTCCCCCGGCCGACCCGGGCACCGGCGGCGGGTCCGGGACCAACGGTTGA
- a CDS encoding STAS domain-containing protein, whose translation MTLSITTSTLADGAVEISPRGEIDVENAYEIREAVAAQLADGSPVRIELNMQHVTFIDSVGISALVAAFQLAGVSGVKVVVTHPSRFAHKQLWVTGLLGLFGNPQPHQEDAALSGA comes from the coding sequence GTGACGCTGTCGATAACGACGTCGACGCTCGCTGACGGTGCCGTCGAGATCTCGCCGCGCGGCGAGATCGACGTCGAGAACGCGTACGAGATCCGTGAGGCCGTGGCAGCCCAGCTCGCCGACGGCTCCCCGGTGCGTATCGAGCTCAACATGCAGCATGTGACCTTCATCGACTCCGTCGGCATCAGCGCGCTCGTGGCGGCCTTCCAGCTCGCCGGCGTGAGTGGTGTCAAGGTCGTCGTGACGCACCCCAGCCGATTCGCCCACAAGCAGCTCTGGGTCACCGGCCTGCTGGGCCTGTTCGGCAACCCCCAGCCCCATCAGGAGGACGCCGCGCTCTCCGGCGCCTGA
- the surE gene encoding 5'/3'-nucleotidase SurE has translation MTARHPRILITNDDGIEAPGIRWLARAFAHAEYDVVVAAPLSESSGSSASMTAVVQDGKIVSEPRELAGAKHIPAYGVAASPAYIVLLALREAFGPPPDLVLSGINRGANAGAAVVHSGTVGATLTASHAGLRGLAVSLDVLTPAQATAASGGAAIDAIHKADEEQHHWASAAELAVRLLPSLLHTPPGTVFNLNVPDLHVDGIRGLKQASLARFGQVQMSIAEAGDGFVRTAVQAAEEELDPGTDLAALADNFAVVTPIRAPHEDTDIRINVGGIHVQSPAY, from the coding sequence ATGACCGCTCGACACCCCCGCATCCTGATCACCAACGACGACGGCATCGAGGCGCCCGGCATCCGCTGGCTCGCCCGGGCCTTCGCGCACGCCGAGTACGACGTGGTGGTCGCCGCCCCGCTGAGCGAGTCCAGCGGCAGCAGCGCCTCGATGACCGCCGTGGTGCAGGACGGCAAGATCGTGTCCGAGCCCCGCGAGCTGGCCGGGGCGAAACACATCCCGGCGTACGGGGTGGCCGCCTCCCCCGCCTACATCGTGCTGCTCGCCCTCCGGGAGGCCTTCGGCCCGCCGCCGGACCTGGTGCTCTCCGGGATCAACCGGGGCGCCAACGCCGGCGCCGCGGTGGTCCACTCCGGCACCGTGGGCGCCACCCTGACCGCCTCGCACGCCGGGCTGCGCGGGCTGGCCGTCTCGCTGGACGTGCTCACCCCGGCGCAGGCGACCGCGGCCAGCGGCGGCGCCGCGATCGACGCGATCCACAAGGCCGACGAGGAGCAGCACCACTGGGCCAGCGCCGCCGAGCTGGCGGTCCGGCTGCTGCCGTCGCTGCTGCACACTCCGCCCGGAACGGTGTTCAACCTGAACGTCCCGGACCTGCACGTGGACGGCATCCGGGGACTGAAGCAGGCCTCACTGGCCCGGTTCGGCCAGGTGCAGATGAGCATCGCGGAGGCGGGTGACGGGTTCGTCCGGACCGCGGTGCAGGCCGCCGAGGAGGAACTCGACCCCGGCACCGACCTGGCCGCGCTGGCCGACAACTTCGCCGTGGTGACGCCGATCCGGGCACCGCACGAGGACACCGACATCCGGATCAACGTCGGCGGCATCCACGTGCAGAGCCCGGCTTACTAG
- a CDS encoding PfkB family carbohydrate kinase — MSDGRVMVFAPAPQLTVTIEQHHDEPELHVHPGGQGIWQTRMITSLGAEVTLCTAAGGEVGRVLAPLMADLPGVTMRLVAREHGSGWYVHDRRSGSRQEIAERPGVPLSRHELDELYNLTLAEGLRAGIAILSGPAHPSVIKPEVFGRLAADLRANGCRVIADLCGRYLESVLEAGLNVVKISHEELIKDGLANDGSTRELMAALVKINTDGAEAVLVSRADEGALALIDDEIYTVTLPRLTAAEHRGAGDSMTAGVAATLARGGSMTDAVRTGAAAGALNVTRHGLGTGHVDAVRVLTERVRLTPIKKATA; from the coding sequence ATGAGTGACGGCCGGGTCATGGTCTTCGCGCCGGCCCCACAGCTGACGGTGACCATCGAGCAACACCACGACGAACCGGAGTTGCACGTGCATCCGGGCGGCCAGGGCATCTGGCAGACCCGCATGATCACGTCGCTGGGCGCCGAGGTGACGCTCTGCACCGCGGCCGGCGGCGAGGTGGGCCGGGTGCTGGCCCCGCTGATGGCCGACCTGCCCGGGGTCACCATGCGGCTGGTGGCGCGCGAGCACGGCAGCGGGTGGTACGTGCACGACCGGCGCAGCGGCAGCCGCCAGGAGATCGCCGAGCGGCCCGGCGTGCCGCTCTCCCGGCACGAGCTGGACGAGCTCTACAACCTCACGCTCGCCGAGGGCCTGCGGGCCGGCATCGCGATCCTCAGCGGCCCGGCGCACCCCTCGGTGATCAAGCCGGAGGTGTTCGGGCGGCTCGCCGCCGACCTGCGCGCCAACGGCTGCCGGGTGATCGCCGACCTGTGCGGGCGCTACCTGGAGTCGGTGCTGGAGGCCGGCCTGAACGTCGTCAAGATCAGCCACGAGGAGCTGATCAAGGACGGGCTGGCGAACGACGGCTCCACCCGGGAGCTGATGGCCGCGCTCGTGAAGATCAACACGGACGGCGCCGAGGCGGTCCTGGTGTCCCGGGCCGACGAGGGCGCCCTGGCCCTGATCGACGACGAGATCTACACCGTCACGCTGCCCCGGCTGACCGCCGCCGAGCACCGCGGCGCCGGTGACTCGATGACCGCCGGGGTGGCCGCCACCCTGGCCCGCGGCGGCTCGATGACCGACGCGGTCCGCACCGGCGCGGCCGCCGGCGCCCTCAACGTCACCCGGCACGGCCTCGGCACCGGGCACGTCGACGCCGTCCGGGTGCTGACCGAACGAGTCCGGCTCACCCCGATCAAGAAGGCGACGGCATGA
- a CDS encoding HelD family protein, which translates to MSDATVLQQEIAVEQQHVDRVYTRLAELRAHASRAEKEGYQLAGVGTFGALVERDAMVYHAARRRHALDTEYEGLVFGRLDLKTGATHYVGRMGIRDDSSKPLVVDWRAPAAAAFYQATPAEPLGVVRRRMIQSSREKVTGIEDDLLDPESAPPGMRVVGDGALLASLAKATGRGMRDIVATIQREQDEAIRSPASGVTIVTGGPGTGKTAVALHRAAYLLYSDRSRFAGGGILVVGPSGVFVEYIATVLPSLGEETATLRSLGSLVPGYDATRVDAGEVAAIKGSLRMRRVLERASHDAVPGGPTELRLLYRGTLLRLGTPELDQIRRKVLQRGARRNEVRGQGFDRVFDALWAQAREQKVTGLPEKREFESELADRTDFREFLKAWWPRFTPMRVLRWLADPRRLRAYANGVLSRDEIAVLQGSFDALGEHGPTIADVALLDELDELMGRPRQPQRKTKNPFHVRDGIQEVSTYADRQAAQRAQQVQREEDYRDYAHVVVDESQDVSPMQWRMIGRRGQYASWTVVGDPAQTAWSGDPAELDRARERALGSRKRNSYALTTNYRNSSEIFEVAAGVIRAILPDLPLPRAVRSTGVDPVDVVAERAALPATVRELTEKQLADVDGTIGVIAPVPRRDEVAGWVAGLPERVQVVTALEAKGMEYDAVVLVEPGEIAVDRAGVRTLYVALSRATQRLTTVGSDPAWHP; encoded by the coding sequence TTGAGCGACGCCACCGTCCTGCAACAGGAGATCGCGGTCGAGCAGCAGCACGTCGACCGGGTCTACACCCGTCTCGCCGAGCTGCGCGCACACGCGTCCCGCGCCGAGAAGGAGGGCTATCAGCTCGCCGGGGTGGGCACCTTCGGCGCGCTGGTCGAGCGCGACGCGATGGTCTATCACGCGGCCCGCCGCCGGCACGCCCTCGACACCGAGTATGAGGGCCTGGTCTTCGGCCGCCTCGACCTGAAGACCGGCGCCACCCACTACGTGGGCCGGATGGGCATCCGCGACGACAGCTCGAAACCGCTGGTCGTCGACTGGCGGGCGCCCGCCGCCGCGGCGTTCTACCAGGCCACCCCGGCCGAGCCGCTGGGCGTGGTCCGCCGCCGGATGATCCAGTCCAGCCGGGAGAAGGTCACCGGCATCGAGGACGACCTGCTCGACCCGGAGTCGGCCCCGCCCGGGATGCGGGTGGTCGGCGACGGCGCGCTGCTGGCCAGCCTGGCCAAGGCGACCGGCCGCGGGATGCGCGACATCGTCGCCACCATCCAGCGCGAGCAGGACGAGGCGATCCGGTCCCCAGCCTCCGGGGTGACGATCGTCACCGGCGGACCGGGCACCGGCAAGACCGCGGTGGCCCTGCACCGCGCGGCGTACCTGCTGTATTCCGACCGCAGCCGGTTCGCCGGCGGCGGCATCCTGGTGGTCGGCCCGTCCGGCGTCTTCGTCGAGTACATCGCCACCGTGCTGCCCTCGCTCGGCGAGGAGACCGCGACGCTGCGCTCGCTCGGCTCGCTGGTGCCGGGGTACGACGCGACCCGGGTGGACGCCGGCGAGGTGGCCGCGATCAAGGGCTCGCTGCGGATGCGCCGGGTGCTGGAGCGCGCCTCGCACGACGCGGTGCCGGGCGGCCCCACCGAGCTGCGCCTGCTCTACCGGGGCACGCTGCTGCGGCTGGGCACGCCGGAGCTGGACCAGATCCGGCGCAAGGTGCTGCAGCGCGGCGCCCGGCGCAACGAGGTTCGCGGGCAGGGCTTCGACCGGGTCTTCGACGCGCTCTGGGCGCAGGCCCGCGAGCAGAAGGTGACCGGTCTGCCGGAGAAGCGCGAGTTCGAGTCCGAGCTGGCCGACCGCACCGACTTCCGGGAGTTCCTGAAAGCGTGGTGGCCGCGTTTCACCCCGATGCGGGTGCTGCGCTGGCTGGCCGATCCGAGACGGCTCCGGGCGTACGCGAACGGGGTTCTCTCCCGCGATGAGATCGCGGTCCTCCAGGGCTCCTTCGACGCGCTCGGCGAGCACGGGCCGACGATCGCCGACGTGGCGCTGCTGGACGAGCTGGACGAGCTGATGGGCCGCCCGCGGCAGCCGCAGCGGAAGACGAAGAACCCGTTCCACGTGCGGGACGGGATCCAGGAGGTCTCCACCTACGCCGACCGGCAGGCCGCCCAGCGGGCCCAGCAGGTGCAGCGTGAGGAGGACTACCGCGACTACGCGCACGTGGTGGTCGACGAGTCGCAGGACGTCTCGCCGATGCAGTGGCGGATGATCGGCCGCCGGGGGCAGTACGCGTCCTGGACCGTCGTCGGCGACCCGGCACAGACCGCCTGGTCCGGCGACCCGGCCGAGCTGGACCGGGCGCGGGAGCGGGCGCTCGGCTCGCGCAAGCGCAACAGCTACGCGCTGACCACCAACTACCGCAACTCGTCGGAGATCTTCGAGGTGGCCGCCGGCGTGATCCGGGCGATCCTGCCCGACCTGCCGCTGCCCCGCGCGGTCCGCTCCACCGGCGTCGACCCGGTCGACGTGGTCGCGGAGCGGGCGGCGCTGCCCGCCACGGTCCGCGAGCTGACCGAGAAACAGCTGGCCGATGTCGACGGGACGATCGGCGTGATCGCCCCGGTGCCGCGCCGCGACGAGGTCGCCGGCTGGGTCGCCGGCCTGCCGGAACGCGTCCAGGTGGTCACCGCGCTGGAGGCCAAGGGCATGGAGTACGACGCGGTGGTGCTGGTCGAGCCGGGTGAGATCGCCGTCGACCGGGCCGGTGTGCGCACGCTGTACGTCGCCCTCTCCCGGGCCACCCAGCGCCTCACCACGGTCGGTTCCGACCCCGCCTGGCATCCCTAG